The Vidua macroura isolate BioBank_ID:100142 chromosome 27, ASM2450914v1, whole genome shotgun sequence genome includes a window with the following:
- the LASP1 gene encoding LIM and SH3 domain protein 1 yields MNPNCARCGKIVYPTEKVNCLDKFWHKSCFHCETCKMTLNMKNYKGYEKKPYCNAHYPKQSFTMVADTPENLRLKQQSELQSQIRYKEEFEKNKGKGFSVVADTPELQRIRKTQDQISNIKYHEEFERSRMGPSPGEGSEPERRNSQESGGYRRAEQPQQQHHGQPGATVYQQQQPPPSQSYGYKEPAAPASSQRSAPAGGGKRFRAVYDYNAADEDEVSFQDGDTIINVQQIDDGWMYGTVERTGDTGMLPANYVEAI; encoded by the exons ATGAACCCCAACTGTGCGCGCTGCGGGAAGATCGTGTACCCCACGGAGAAGGTGAACTGCCTGGATAAG TTCTGGCACAAATCCTGCTTCCACTGCGAGACCTGCAAGATGACCCTGAACATGAAGAACTACAAGGGCTACGAGAAGAAACCGTACTGCAACGC ACACTACCCGAAGCAATCCTTCACCATGGTGGCAGACACGCCCGAGAACCTGCGCCTAAAGCAGCAGAGCGAGCTCCAGAGCCAG ATCCGCTACAAGGAGGAGTTTGAGAAGAACAAGGGGAAAGGCTTCAGCGTGGTGGCCGACACCCCGGAGCTGCAGAGGATCAGGAAGACTCAGGACCAGATCAGCAAC ATCAAGTACCACGAGGAGTTCGAGCGGAGCCGGATGGGCCCCAGCCCCGGCGAGGGCTCGGAGCCCGAGCGCCGCAATTCCCAGGAGAGCGGCGGCTACcggagagcagagcagccccagcagcagcaccacggCCAGCCCGGAGCCACAG tttaccagcagcagcagccgcctcCATCCCAGTCCTACGGCTACAAGGAGCCGGCGGCTCCGGCCTCGTCCCAGCGCAGCGCCCCGGCCGGAGGGGGG aAGCGTTTCCGTGCCGTCTATGACTACAACGCGGCGGACGAGGACGAGGTGTCCTTCCAGGACGGGGACACCATCATCAACGTGCAGCAGATCGATGACGGCTGGATGTACGGCACGGTGGAGCGCACGGGGGACACGGGCATGCTCCCGGCCAACTACGTGGAGGCCATCTGA
- the RPL23 gene encoding 60S ribosomal protein L23, translating to MSKRGRGGSSGAKFRISLGLPVGAVINCADNTGAKNLYIISVKGIKGRLNRLPAAGVGDMVMATVKKGKPELRKKVHPAVVIRQRKSYRRKDGVFLYFEDNAGVIVNNKGEMKGSAITGPVAKECADLWPRIASNAGSIA from the exons ATGTCGAAGCGAG GACGCGGAGGTTCGTCCGGGGCCAAGTTCCGCATCTCCCTGGGGCTGCCGGTGGGGGCCGTGATCAACTGCGCCGACAACACCG GGGCCAAGAACCTCTACATCATCTCCGTGAAGGGCATCAAGGGCCGCCTGAACCGGCTGCCGGCGGCCGGCGTGGGCGACATGGTGATGGCCACGGTGAAGAAGGGCAAGCCGGAGCTGAGGAAGAAGG TGCACCCAGCAGTGGTGATCAGGCAGCGGAAATCCTACAGGAGAAAAGATGGGGTGTTCCTGTACTTCGAGGACAACGCGGGAGTGATCGTGAATAACAAAGGGGAAATGAAAG GCTCAGCCATCACAGGCCCCGTGGCCAAGGAATGTGCAGATCTGTGGCCCAGGATCGCCTCCAACGCCGGGAGCATCGCCTGA